The following proteins are encoded in a genomic region of Flammeovirga agarivorans:
- a CDS encoding SDR family NAD(P)-dependent oxidoreductase, translating to MKKTILITGSTDGIGKLAAIQLAKDGHIVYIHGRNVDKLNVVVEEIKKLSTNEHVNGFIGDLSDTKGVQSLANDILNQLDHLDVLINNAGVFKSTSANNQQGIDLRIAVNYYAPYILTNALLPILKKGNHPRIINLSSAAQAPVSLELLKGKAEQNESSTYAQSKLALTMWSFDLARQEKDITVIPVNPGSLLNTNMVKEAYGKFWSSADKGSQILYDLATSEEHAQHSGEYFDNDAGKYNKAHSDAYQKNKIKDLLAVTSDMTQL from the coding sequence ATGAAGAAAACTATTCTTATTACTGGTAGTACCGATGGTATTGGAAAACTTGCTGCAATACAGTTGGCAAAAGACGGACATATTGTTTATATCCATGGAAGAAATGTTGATAAGTTGAATGTAGTTGTTGAGGAAATCAAAAAGTTATCAACAAATGAGCATGTCAACGGATTTATTGGTGACTTATCTGATACTAAAGGGGTCCAATCGCTAGCAAATGACATTCTCAATCAACTCGATCATTTAGATGTACTTATTAATAATGCAGGTGTGTTTAAAAGTACATCAGCTAATAATCAACAAGGCATTGATCTAAGAATTGCCGTAAATTACTACGCACCTTATATTCTAACCAATGCATTACTTCCTATTCTAAAAAAAGGTAATCATCCAAGAATCATCAACTTAAGTTCTGCAGCACAAGCTCCTGTATCATTAGAGTTACTAAAAGGAAAAGCAGAGCAAAACGAAAGTTCTACGTATGCACAAAGTAAACTAGCACTAACCATGTGGAGTTTTGATCTTGCTCGACAAGAAAAGGACATTACTGTTATTCCTGTCAATCCGGGATCTCTTTTGAATACAAATATGGTAAAAGAAGCATATGGTAAATTTTGGTCTTCTGCAGATAAAGGGAGTCAAATTTTGTACGATTTAGCTACAAGTGAAGAACATGCCCAACATTCTGGAGAGTACTTTGACAATGATGCAGGCAAGTACAACAAAGCTCACTCTGATGCTTATCAAAAAAATAAAATAAAGGATTTGTTGGCTGTAACTTCTGATATGACACAGCTATAA
- a CDS encoding helix-turn-helix transcriptional regulator yields the protein MHNILNYWRELVGGQQKDGKITIPSEHGEGTLDAYKLSSNFDVARLCFKLNKDISGATFIMEDDEDFYPIIFSHKSSVIFEGKYQSVLNGALLSNNKQNIRWTLPANKRVEMVLIRVRKSYFREIVAKSEALQKVFPEGKTFTVFEELTTLIRGAFFRILEQKESLLFSEFLEDFVRFIFHLLMDQISSREMIKNEEYTSINIQLVFKARDMILNNNGTPLDVDHIARECGMSNSNLRLQFKSTFGIPIYQFQQQVRLDSAKELLKRGEKSIRMIAMDLGFSNSSHFASVFKKEVGTTPKQYQKQLPE from the coding sequence ATGCATAATATTCTGAATTATTGGAGAGAATTAGTTGGAGGTCAACAAAAAGATGGAAAAATCACCATTCCTTCAGAACATGGAGAGGGCACATTGGATGCCTATAAATTATCTTCAAATTTTGATGTAGCAAGGCTATGTTTTAAACTCAACAAGGATATCTCAGGAGCTACTTTTATTATGGAAGATGATGAAGATTTTTATCCTATCATTTTTAGTCATAAGTCTTCTGTAATTTTCGAAGGGAAGTACCAATCGGTCTTAAATGGAGCATTACTCTCTAACAACAAACAGAATATTCGATGGACTTTACCAGCCAACAAAAGAGTTGAAATGGTATTAATTAGGGTACGAAAAAGTTACTTTCGGGAAATTGTAGCAAAATCAGAAGCATTACAGAAAGTTTTCCCGGAAGGAAAAACATTTACTGTATTTGAAGAACTAACTACTTTAATACGGGGAGCGTTTTTTAGAATACTAGAACAGAAAGAGTCACTATTGTTTAGTGAATTTCTTGAGGATTTTGTCAGGTTTATTTTTCACCTTTTGATGGACCAAATTTCCTCAAGAGAAATGATAAAAAACGAAGAATATACTTCAATCAATATTCAACTGGTATTTAAAGCCAGAGATATGATACTTAATAACAATGGTACTCCTTTAGATGTGGATCATATTGCTCGGGAATGTGGGATGAGTAATAGTAATTTAAGGTTACAATTTAAAAGTACTTTTGGTATCCCAATTTATCAATTTCAACAGCAAGTACGTCTTGACTCCGCTAAAGAATTATTAAAAAGAGGTGAAAAGTCTATAAGGATGATTGCAATGGACCTAGGCTTTTCAAACTCCAGTCATTTTGCTTCAGTTTTCAAAAAAGAGGTAGGTACAACACCCAAACAATATCAAAAACAATTACCAGAGTGA
- a CDS encoding DUF1254 domain-containing protein — MKRSIYLSFMVFVSGLMNLANAQSNTGTEQSEKVKLLTEAYLYGYPVLTMAETFRSVTNTELPDPIKGKSPVNQAATLYPFPKAGFTAVVRPNLDTYYNMVYANLENGPLYIHLPATKRYYLIPILNAYGDVVQSLGSRTTGQDDLDIVLVGPDFNGELPKDLLVIRSNTNLNWMLGRVQVDNDKDGKSEVKNFYNEMIVRPLAERGNSKYKAPKGTYKPANEVVPMKAVDDLEITAFYNKMMELLLTNPPQEADKAFIEKLAEVGITPGGNFDITAFTSEEQKAIKAIPSNVQKLFAHLTAHPDKNLVQNGWFVVTKGLGEYGTNYALRAYVTKIGFGANTAEDAIYPNAAIDVEGNKFNGSNQYILHFDADKLPPVKGFWSITMYNKEGFLVDNTIDRYNLSNKKELQYNEDGSLDIYIQATAPEGMESNWLPSTTAGVEFELTFRMYWPSEAILNRTWVMPGVKKVN; from the coding sequence ATGAAACGTAGCATTTATCTATCATTTATGGTATTCGTATCTGGTTTAATGAACTTGGCGAATGCACAAAGCAATACAGGCACTGAACAATCCGAAAAAGTGAAGTTATTAACGGAAGCTTATTTATATGGTTATCCTGTACTAACCATGGCAGAAACATTTAGGTCTGTAACAAATACAGAACTTCCAGATCCTATTAAGGGGAAGTCACCAGTGAATCAGGCGGCAACTTTATATCCATTTCCAAAAGCAGGTTTTACAGCCGTAGTGAGACCAAATTTAGATACATATTACAATATGGTCTATGCTAACCTTGAGAATGGCCCACTATATATTCATTTACCTGCAACAAAGAGGTATTATCTAATTCCTATACTTAATGCGTATGGCGATGTAGTTCAGTCTTTAGGATCAAGAACTACCGGACAAGATGATTTAGACATTGTACTTGTAGGACCAGATTTTAATGGTGAGTTACCCAAAGATCTTTTGGTGATCCGTTCAAATACAAACCTTAACTGGATGCTTGGTAGAGTACAAGTTGATAATGATAAAGATGGAAAATCAGAAGTAAAAAACTTTTACAATGAAATGATTGTTCGTCCACTTGCTGAAAGAGGTAATTCAAAATATAAAGCACCAAAAGGAACATATAAACCTGCCAATGAGGTAGTACCTATGAAAGCTGTTGATGATTTAGAAATTACAGCTTTTTATAATAAAATGATGGAATTATTATTAACGAATCCACCTCAAGAAGCTGACAAAGCTTTTATCGAAAAGCTTGCTGAAGTAGGTATTACACCTGGTGGAAATTTTGATATCACAGCATTTACTAGTGAGGAGCAAAAGGCGATAAAAGCTATTCCATCAAATGTTCAAAAATTATTTGCTCACTTAACAGCTCATCCGGATAAGAATTTAGTACAAAATGGGTGGTTTGTAGTGACAAAGGGATTAGGAGAATACGGAACAAACTATGCCTTGAGAGCTTATGTTACTAAAATTGGATTTGGAGCGAATACAGCAGAAGATGCGATTTATCCAAATGCAGCAATAGACGTAGAAGGAAATAAGTTTAATGGATCAAATCAATATATCTTGCATTTTGATGCCGATAAATTACCTCCTGTTAAAGGTTTCTGGTCAATCACAATGTACAATAAAGAAGGCTTTTTGGTAGATAATACCATCGATCGATACAATTTGAGTAATAAAAAGGAACTACAATATAATGAGGATGGTTCTTTGGACATTTATATCCAAGCAACTGCTCCAGAGGGAATGGAGTCCAATTGGTTACCATCTACAACTGCTGGCGTTGAATTCGAATTAACGTTCAGAATGTATTGGCCAAGTGAAGCCATTTTAAATAGAACTTGGGTAATGCCAGGTGTAAAAAAAGTAAACTAA
- a CDS encoding FadR/GntR family transcriptional regulator translates to MEKILVEKPSSIIIRRLKEMIELGVLKPNDTLPPERKLSEQFGVGRSHVREALKKMEFFGLLKTQPQSGTVVVGLGAKAIEGLISNMLEIDNNDFFSLIETRVLLEVKIAGLAAKRREKDDLDKVLKTLEAYEKAVEENQEDITEKDFLFHLSLCRCAKNSTLKSLMSIITPDILNHFEKERVCTKQSRQEAIEEHREIYNAIESGDSAKAREVMEQHLAPIVDAAKKKYDLDL, encoded by the coding sequence ATGGAAAAAATACTTGTGGAGAAACCATCAAGTATTATTATTCGAAGACTAAAAGAAATGATTGAATTAGGTGTTTTAAAACCTAATGATACATTACCCCCAGAAAGAAAACTAAGTGAGCAGTTTGGTGTTGGTAGAAGTCATGTGAGAGAAGCTCTTAAAAAAATGGAGTTTTTTGGACTGCTTAAAACTCAACCTCAAAGTGGAACTGTAGTAGTGGGACTTGGAGCTAAGGCCATCGAAGGACTTATCTCTAATATGTTGGAAATCGACAACAACGACTTTTTCTCATTAATCGAAACCCGAGTTCTTTTAGAAGTTAAAATCGCTGGACTTGCGGCAAAAAGAAGAGAAAAAGACGACCTTGATAAAGTATTAAAAACCCTTGAAGCTTATGAAAAAGCGGTAGAGGAAAATCAGGAAGATATCACTGAAAAGGATTTCCTTTTCCATCTTTCTCTTTGTCGATGTGCCAAAAACTCTACGCTTAAAAGTTTAATGAGTATCATTACTCCTGATATTCTTAACCACTTTGAAAAAGAGAGAGTTTGTACTAAACAAAGTAGACAAGAAGCGATAGAAGAACATAGAGAGATCTATAATGCTATCGAAAGCGGCGACTCTGCTAAAGCTAGAGAAGTTATGGAACAACACTTAGCTCCTATTGTAGATGCAGCTAAGAAAAAATATGATCTCGATTTATAA
- a CDS encoding fibronectin type III domain-containing protein: MKTLNNILIRLFLFFGGIGMAQAQQTSVPHEADENGVYIFQATQYFEMEAGTDAYDGENWLQGTDETVGDYLYLENTTSDNRNEVSADREISPSVVYKINMPEAQTGFVWALINEGSKDGGRIYVNVNDLDLDKRKVGEFGSAAKSRISEEMAGQWQWILINNQANSSVVKAGENVIEVFKARPNLKIAKIAFTPKQEINLIINAPEVKVTENDGTNVTISWNEPTLTGELYDFTEEIITPKSFFYRVSIDGESQGDQLTTTSLSIPVADLGTAKEISVEAGHLFRKNSSSNINSYSTPTVISVDASSMPDNGGEDEGLPITDTPHVADKFGIYMFSATEVAEAKEGSAFGAQDFTGEKWLKGNDPEVGDYVYLENTTSDNRNETSSERYASPSLVYKINMTEAQTGYVWALVNEGSKDAGRIYVNVNDLDLDKRSANSYGSAARSRISDAMKGEWQWIVLNNQANSGVVKDGENVIEIFKARPNIKIAKIAFTPRQDINLILDTPMPRVTANDGTNITLSWDDPTITGDLYNNSDVIYDPKSYFYRVLLGGEEVAADLTAKNIQIPVADLTESKTFSLEVAHEFKKSSSSVHSTYSIPGEIDIDASSQPNDPGEEPDLEAPSVPTDLTSSDVSQNKLTLSWTASTDNEGVSGYQIIQNGQELPEKVTGSTSVTLSNLSPDTEYTFVVVAYDAAGNKSAASTTHVVKTEAVEQNPDGDYQDFIHQSDENGIFLFEAVEFASNLPGTDEFEGQKWLTATDPEIGRYMYLSNTDTTTNSNKVSEDRAKSPRLMYQISMPEVQTGFIWALVQQGATHSGKLYGNVNGIDVDERTAGEYGSSFGSRISEDLVGKWQWILVGYQIRNNNAEMLKAGINEIELFMAYPDIKIAKLMYAPKQEILPIINPVKVRIQANDETTVTLSWDDPVLTGELYDYNLDIFTEKEFTYRVRLEGLEEEDVVGNEYVISKENLKSVKVFTIEAGHLFRKNSSSNALFYSMESTASVSADSQPDFEAPTAPTDLIALDVQGTNVALSWQPSTDNVGVLGYYIYQDGLKIQEVTSTSYKVGGLSVSTEYTFEVQAFDAAGNESDKSTALVITTNDEDEVVGDRPNVVKDVTASQVTASSFTVGWAPSNSLNGITAYYVFVRVKGEEEFKMVAHLSGEVFSFNLTGLEVGTEYEIVVRAEDGMGYVSENSDVISQKTSDAPLSLEDGLASKLIQKVYPNPSVSDVNIEFISEVNYQVIDLTGQTLTSGTAQKVTVDLPSGSYILIAWDKHGNKEATKLLCF, translated from the coding sequence ATGAAAACATTAAACAACATTTTGATTAGGTTATTCTTATTCTTTGGAGGAATAGGAATGGCTCAGGCACAGCAAACAAGTGTTCCTCATGAAGCTGATGAGAATGGGGTATACATATTTCAAGCCACTCAATATTTCGAAATGGAAGCAGGTACAGATGCTTACGATGGAGAAAATTGGTTGCAAGGAACAGACGAAACAGTAGGTGACTATCTTTACCTAGAAAATACAACTTCTGATAATAGAAACGAGGTTTCTGCAGATAGAGAAATTAGCCCTTCAGTTGTATATAAGATCAATATGCCAGAAGCACAAACGGGTTTTGTGTGGGCATTGATCAACGAGGGATCAAAAGATGGAGGTCGAATTTATGTAAACGTAAATGATCTTGATCTTGATAAAAGAAAAGTAGGAGAATTTGGTAGTGCTGCTAAATCAAGAATTTCTGAAGAAATGGCAGGGCAATGGCAATGGATTTTAATAAATAACCAAGCCAATAGCAGTGTTGTGAAAGCAGGGGAGAATGTTATTGAAGTTTTTAAAGCAAGACCAAACCTTAAGATTGCAAAAATCGCTTTTACACCTAAGCAAGAAATTAATTTAATTATCAATGCTCCAGAAGTAAAAGTAACAGAGAATGATGGTACTAATGTAACGATATCATGGAATGAGCCTACTTTAACAGGAGAATTATATGATTTTACAGAAGAGATCATCACTCCAAAAAGTTTCTTCTATAGAGTAAGTATTGATGGTGAATCACAAGGCGATCAATTAACAACAACAAGTTTATCGATCCCTGTGGCTGATTTAGGAACAGCAAAAGAAATTTCTGTAGAAGCAGGTCACTTATTTAGAAAAAATAGTAGTTCAAATATTAACTCTTACTCTACTCCAACTGTAATTAGTGTAGATGCTTCATCTATGCCAGACAATGGAGGTGAAGACGAAGGTTTACCAATTACGGATACTCCACATGTGGCAGATAAGTTCGGTATTTATATGTTCTCTGCAACAGAAGTAGCAGAAGCAAAAGAAGGTTCAGCTTTCGGTGCTCAAGATTTTACTGGAGAAAAGTGGTTAAAAGGAAATGATCCTGAAGTAGGAGACTATGTATACTTAGAAAATACTACGTCTGATAATAGAAATGAGACTTCTTCAGAAAGATACGCTAGTCCATCGTTAGTATATAAGATCAACATGACTGAAGCACAGACAGGGTATGTTTGGGCATTGGTAAATGAAGGGTCTAAAGATGCAGGACGTATTTACGTAAACGTAAACGATTTGGATCTGGATAAAAGAAGTGCGAACTCTTATGGTAGCGCAGCAAGATCTCGTATCTCAGATGCGATGAAAGGTGAGTGGCAATGGATCGTTTTGAATAACCAAGCGAATAGCGGTGTTGTAAAGGACGGTGAAAATGTGATTGAAATTTTTAAGGCAAGACCGAATATTAAGATTGCAAAGATTGCTTTTACTCCAAGACAAGATATCAACTTAATCTTAGATACTCCGATGCCAAGAGTAACGGCGAATGATGGTACGAATATTACTTTATCATGGGATGATCCAACAATAACAGGTGATTTATACAATAACAGTGATGTTATCTATGATCCTAAGTCATACTTCTACAGAGTTTTATTAGGGGGAGAAGAAGTAGCTGCAGATTTAACAGCAAAGAATATTCAAATTCCTGTAGCAGATTTAACGGAATCGAAAACGTTTTCTTTAGAAGTAGCACATGAGTTTAAAAAGAGTAGTTCTTCTGTTCATAGCACTTATTCTATTCCAGGAGAGATTGATATTGATGCTTCATCTCAACCAAATGATCCAGGTGAAGAGCCAGATTTAGAAGCACCATCAGTACCTACTGATTTAACATCATCAGATGTATCTCAAAATAAATTGACACTATCATGGACAGCTTCAACAGATAATGAAGGAGTATCAGGATATCAAATTATACAAAATGGGCAAGAGTTACCGGAGAAGGTAACAGGTAGTACTTCAGTAACATTATCCAACTTATCTCCAGATACAGAATATACTTTTGTAGTAGTCGCTTACGATGCAGCAGGTAATAAGTCTGCAGCTTCTACAACACACGTTGTAAAAACTGAGGCAGTAGAACAAAACCCTGATGGTGATTACCAAGATTTTATTCATCAATCGGACGAAAATGGAATCTTCTTATTCGAGGCAGTTGAATTCGCATCAAATTTACCGGGTACTGATGAGTTTGAAGGTCAGAAATGGTTAACAGCTACAGATCCTGAAATTGGTAGATATATGTACTTATCTAATACAGATACAACTACAAACTCAAACAAGGTGTCTGAAGATAGAGCAAAAAGTCCAAGATTAATGTATCAGATTAGTATGCCAGAGGTACAAACTGGTTTCATCTGGGCATTGGTACAACAAGGAGCTACCCACTCTGGTAAATTGTATGGTAATGTAAACGGTATTGATGTTGACGAAAGAACAGCAGGTGAATATGGTAGTTCGTTTGGATCTAGAATTTCAGAAGACTTAGTAGGTAAGTGGCAATGGATTCTAGTAGGTTATCAAATCAGAAATAATAATGCAGAGATGCTAAAAGCAGGTATCAATGAGATTGAGTTATTTATGGCTTATCCAGATATCAAAATTGCAAAATTGATGTATGCACCTAAGCAAGAGATCTTACCGATTATTAATCCGGTGAAGGTGAGAATCCAAGCAAATGATGAAACTACAGTAACATTATCTTGGGATGACCCAGTACTTACAGGTGAGTTATATGATTATAACCTTGATATCTTTACTGAAAAAGAATTTACTTACAGAGTTCGTTTAGAAGGATTGGAAGAAGAAGATGTAGTAGGAAACGAGTATGTGATTTCTAAAGAGAATTTGAAGTCTGTAAAAGTGTTTACCATTGAGGCAGGGCACTTATTTAGAAAGAACAGCTCTTCGAATGCTCTCTTCTACTCAATGGAATCTACTGCTTCTGTATCAGCAGACAGTCAGCCCGACTTTGAAGCACCAACTGCACCAACGGATCTAATTGCTTTAGATGTTCAAGGTACAAATGTGGCGTTATCATGGCAACCTTCTACAGATAATGTAGGTGTTTTAGGATACTACATTTACCAAGATGGATTGAAAATTCAGGAAGTAACTTCTACTTCATATAAAGTAGGTGGACTAAGTGTATCAACAGAATATACATTTGAAGTACAGGCATTTGATGCCGCTGGTAATGAATCTGATAAATCTACTGCATTGGTAATTACAACAAACGATGAAGACGAAGTTGTTGGAGATAGACCAAATGTAGTAAAAGATGTAACAGCATCTCAGGTTACAGCAAGTTCATTTACTGTAGGTTGGGCTCCTTCAAATTCATTGAATGGAATTACAGCATATTATGTATTTGTAAGAGTAAAGGGTGAAGAAGAGTTTAAAATGGTAGCTCATTTAAGTGGTGAAGTTTTCTCTTTCAACCTAACAGGCTTAGAAGTAGGAACAGAATACGAAATCGTGGTGAGAGCAGAAGACGGAATGGGATATGTTTCTGAAAACTCTGATGTTATCTCTCAGAAAACTTCTGATGCACCATTATCGCTAGAAGATGGTTTAGCTTCTAAACTAATCCAGAAAGTATATCCGAATCCATCAGTAAGTGATGTAAATATTGAATTTATTTCTGAAGTAAATTACCAAGTGATTGATTTAACAGGACAGACTTTAACATCTGGTACTGCTCAAAAAGTGACTGTTGATTTACCTTCAGGTTCATATATCCTGATTGCTTGGGATAAACATGGCAATAAAGAAGCAACAAAACTCTTGTGCTTCTAA
- a CDS encoding polysaccharide lyase family 7 protein translates to MKSTIHFFSFICLFLLFNCAVDDSELEIPPLPEKEETETPEPEVEDEDTTVIDLELLQIIDQGLEMQDFPDWEKVGTISNTEESNGGNNAAKVSSEGDQLSQRIKVNTNVTYEVSAYVKGGINLFVNQDNSLLEDTTVVFDDYEELKLVFTSTEEYITIGAKFYEQEGRIDDFSIAIYSGDSSPIVDQKPTDVIPSLVDWKVTLPVDEDGNDNSAIDHVDNRYNDPLEINDDDLIGYEYRPYFFAENNEVIFRGHCAGTTTKGSKYPRSELRQRVGGGNNYWSVHDEQHLKTKLRVTHLPVVKPEVSMVQIHGPEDEPLRVQYSTGSNGLHIIWNEDNREQTEIDYELGEVLEIEVIVNHGDITCKIKNLDNGQSYEKTWTSIDQTGYFKVGCYTQSSIFLSQFKSEYDESEPLDAYAEVAVQSIELKETY, encoded by the coding sequence ATGAAGAGTACTATACATTTTTTTAGCTTCATATGTTTATTTCTACTTTTTAACTGTGCTGTAGATGATAGTGAGTTAGAGATTCCTCCTTTACCTGAAAAGGAAGAAACTGAAACTCCAGAGCCAGAAGTGGAAGACGAAGATACTACGGTAATTGACCTCGAATTATTACAGATTATCGATCAAGGTTTGGAAATGCAAGACTTTCCAGATTGGGAAAAGGTGGGTACAATTAGTAATACTGAAGAGTCTAATGGTGGCAACAATGCCGCCAAAGTAAGTAGTGAAGGAGATCAGCTATCACAACGCATAAAAGTAAATACAAACGTAACTTATGAAGTTTCCGCTTATGTAAAAGGAGGCATCAACTTATTTGTAAATCAAGACAATAGTCTACTAGAAGACACAACGGTTGTTTTTGATGATTATGAAGAACTGAAATTAGTATTTACTTCGACAGAAGAGTACATCACAATAGGAGCAAAGTTTTATGAGCAAGAAGGTCGAATTGATGATTTTTCTATAGCCATTTACTCTGGAGATTCTTCTCCAATCGTAGACCAAAAACCTACAGATGTAATTCCTTCATTGGTAGATTGGAAAGTGACATTACCAGTGGATGAAGATGGAAATGATAATTCAGCAATCGATCATGTAGATAATAGATACAATGATCCTTTAGAAATTAATGATGACGATCTTATTGGTTACGAATATCGTCCGTATTTCTTCGCCGAAAACAACGAAGTAATTTTTAGAGGGCATTGTGCAGGAACAACTACAAAAGGATCAAAATATCCTAGATCTGAACTCAGACAAAGAGTAGGAGGTGGAAATAATTACTGGTCTGTTCATGACGAACAACACCTAAAAACAAAACTTAGAGTTACTCACCTTCCTGTAGTAAAACCTGAAGTTTCTATGGTACAGATTCATGGACCTGAAGATGAACCACTGAGGGTACAATATTCAACTGGATCCAATGGTTTACATATCATTTGGAATGAAGATAATAGAGAACAAACAGAGATAGATTACGAACTGGGTGAGGTTTTAGAAATTGAAGTGATAGTGAACCATGGTGATATCACTTGTAAAATTAAAAACCTCGATAACGGTCAGTCTTATGAAAAAACATGGACATCTATCGATCAGACAGGATATTTTAAAGTAGGATGCTACACACAATCTTCAATTTTCTTGTCTCAGTTCAAGTCTGAATATGACGAAAGCGAACCCTTGGATGCTTACGCAGAAGTAGCGGTTCAATCCATAGAGCTAAAAGAGACTTATTAG
- a CDS encoding RagB/SusD family nutrient uptake outer membrane protein yields MKYIIKIFFTVVFLSLLSSCNDFLTEYPVSEVGVDNYLRNDDEVETAVLGIYSGLQDVVQEEYALLEMRSDNAGTRSGVGDWAQFETFTVLTTNSVVAAYWNACYTTIYRSNLVLANIENVADSTKRAQFEGEARFVRGYMHFNLVRLFGNVPLGDRMVAEGDVDGYVQVSEEEVYSLVESDLKFAAENLLSKSDIDLGRANKESAEMMLAQYYLQIGNYDDAKALLQGIIDGGNFSLTAEYDNIFYQELGNEIIFPISFIDDNTDNSQTFSYYFLYEQGSHNYATDNMIALYESQPGTSGEDTRYTTNIVDHRGERKGCGKFLTNSSNIRLAGNDYILLRYSDVLLLYIEALIGEGFQTSDATALDYFNTIRARAGLDPIANITKPTLATERRKEFLYENKRWFDLIRTGDLEYTITNFMNDQGLNFDKRHLLLPIPQREIDTSKGQLSQNPGY; encoded by the coding sequence ATGAAATATATAATTAAAATATTTTTTACAGTTGTATTCTTATCATTACTATCAAGTTGTAATGATTTCCTAACAGAATACCCCGTATCTGAAGTAGGTGTTGATAACTACTTAAGAAACGATGACGAAGTAGAGACTGCTGTTCTTGGTATTTACAGTGGATTGCAAGATGTAGTACAAGAAGAATATGCTCTTCTTGAGATGAGGTCTGACAACGCTGGTACAAGAAGTGGTGTAGGTGATTGGGCACAATTCGAAACATTTACGGTATTAACTACCAACTCTGTAGTGGCAGCATATTGGAATGCTTGTTATACGACGATCTATCGTTCAAACCTTGTGTTAGCCAATATTGAAAATGTTGCGGATTCTACAAAAAGAGCACAGTTCGAAGGTGAAGCAAGATTTGTTAGAGGCTACATGCATTTTAACTTAGTGAGACTATTTGGTAATGTACCACTAGGTGACCGAATGGTGGCTGAAGGAGATGTTGATGGTTACGTTCAAGTTTCTGAAGAAGAGGTGTACAGCTTAGTAGAATCTGATCTGAAATTTGCGGCAGAGAACTTGCTTTCAAAATCTGATATTGATTTGGGTAGAGCGAATAAAGAATCTGCAGAGATGATGTTGGCACAATACTATCTACAGATTGGAAATTATGATGATGCGAAAGCACTCTTACAAGGGATTATTGATGGAGGTAACTTCAGTTTAACAGCGGAATATGACAATATCTTTTATCAAGAATTAGGTAATGAAATTATCTTTCCGATCTCATTTATTGATGATAATACCGATAATTCTCAAACGTTCTCTTACTACTTCCTATACGAACAAGGATCGCATAACTATGCGACAGATAACATGATCGCACTGTATGAGTCACAGCCTGGTACTTCGGGAGAAGATACTAGATATACGACCAATATTGTAGATCATAGAGGAGAAAGAAAAGGATGTGGTAAATTCTTGACCAACTCTAGTAATATCCGTCTTGCAGGAAATGATTACATCTTGTTACGTTATTCTGATGTGTTATTGCTATACATCGAAGCACTAATCGGTGAAGGTTTCCAAACATCAGATGCAACAGCTTTAGATTATTTCAACACAATTAGAGCAAGAGCAGGTTTGGATCCGATTGCCAATATCACAAAACCAACTTTAGCTACTGAGCGTCGTAAAGAGTTCCTTTATGAAAACAAGCGTTGGTTTGATTTAATCAGAACAGGCGATCTAGAATATACGATTACGAACTTCATGAATGATCAAGGATTAAACTTCGATAAACGTCACTTACTACTTCCAATTCCTCAAAGAGAAATTGATACAAGTAAAGGACAATTATCTCAGAATCCTGGTTACTAA